The Pseudomonas kermanshahensis genome includes a window with the following:
- a CDS encoding ABC transporter ATP-binding protein: protein MSEHNLIEVRDLAVEFVTGEQVNRVVDGISFDIRKGETLALVGESGSGKSVTAHSILRLLPYPLARHPSGSIRYEGKDLLQQSEKALRHIRGNRIAMIFQEPMTSLNPLHCIEKQINEILLLHKGLTGKEATARTLELLELVGIPEPRKRLKALPHELSGGQRQRVMIAMALANEPELLIADEPTTALDVTVQLKILDLLKELQARLGMALLLISHDLNLVRRIAHRVCVMQRGQIVEQADCATLFSAPQHHYTQMLINAEPSGQPAHNPVGAPLLEVDDLKVWFPIKKGFLRRTVDHVKAVDGINFSLPQGQTLGIVGESGSGKSTLGLAILRLISSQGGIRFHGQDLAGMNQKAVRPLRREMQVVFQDPFGSLSPRMCVADIVGEGLRIHRIGTAEEQEAAIIAALEEVGLDPRTRHRYPHEFSGGQRQRIAIARALVLKPALILLDEPTSALDRTVQRQVVELLRSLQQKYNLTYLFISHDLAVVKALSHQLMVIKQGQVVEQGDAQAIFHAPQHAYTRQLLEAAFLEVETAG, encoded by the coding sequence ATGAGCGAACACAACCTGATCGAAGTGCGTGATCTCGCGGTGGAGTTCGTCACCGGCGAGCAGGTCAACCGGGTGGTCGACGGCATCAGTTTCGACATCCGCAAGGGCGAGACCCTGGCCCTGGTCGGCGAGAGCGGCTCGGGCAAATCGGTGACCGCCCACTCGATCCTGCGCCTGCTGCCCTACCCCCTCGCCCGCCACCCCAGCGGCAGCATCCGCTACGAGGGCAAAGACTTGCTGCAGCAGAGCGAGAAGGCCTTGCGGCATATCCGTGGCAACCGCATTGCCATGATCTTCCAGGAGCCGATGACCTCGCTGAACCCGCTGCACTGCATCGAGAAGCAGATCAACGAAATCCTGCTGCTGCACAAAGGCCTGACCGGCAAGGAAGCCACCGCACGCACGCTGGAGCTGTTGGAACTGGTTGGGATTCCCGAACCGCGCAAGCGCCTCAAGGCCCTGCCCCACGAGCTGTCGGGTGGGCAGCGGCAGCGGGTGATGATCGCCATGGCGCTGGCCAACGAGCCAGAACTGCTCATTGCCGACGAACCCACCACCGCGCTGGACGTGACCGTGCAGTTGAAGATTCTCGACCTGCTCAAGGAGCTGCAGGCGCGGTTGGGCATGGCGCTGCTGTTGATCAGCCATGACCTGAACCTGGTGCGGCGCATTGCCCACCGCGTGTGCGTGATGCAGCGCGGGCAGATTGTCGAGCAGGCGGATTGCGCGACGCTGTTCAGTGCGCCGCAGCATCACTACACGCAGATGCTGATCAATGCCGAACCCAGCGGCCAACCTGCCCACAACCCAGTCGGCGCGCCGTTGCTGGAAGTGGATGACCTCAAGGTCTGGTTCCCCATCAAAAAAGGCTTCTTGCGGCGCACCGTGGACCATGTGAAGGCGGTGGACGGCATCAACTTCAGCTTGCCCCAGGGGCAGACGCTGGGGATTGTCGGCGAGAGTGGCTCGGGCAAGTCGACGCTCGGGCTGGCCATCTTGCGCTTGATTTCAAGCCAGGGCGGCATTCGCTTTCACGGCCAAGACCTCGCCGGGATGAACCAGAAGGCAGTACGCCCGCTGCGGCGAGAAATGCAGGTGGTGTTCCAAGACCCGTTTGGCAGCCTCAGCCCACGCATGTGCGTGGCAGACATCGTAGGTGAAGGGTTGCGAATTCACCGCATCGGCACCGCTGAAGAGCAGGAAGCGGCGATCATTGCTGCGTTGGAGGAAGTGGGGCTGGACCCGCGGACACGGCACCGCTACCCGCATGAGTTCTCGGGCGGGCAGCGCCAGCGCATTGCGATTGCCCGGGCGTTGGTGTTGAAACCGGCGTTGATCCTGCTGGATGAACCCACCTCGGCGCTGGACCGAACGGTGCAGCGGCAGGTGGTGGAGTTGCTACGCAGCCTGCAGCAGAAGTACAACCTGACCTACCTGTTCATCAGCCATGACCTGGCAGTGGTCAAGGCGCTGAGCCATCAGTTGATGGTGATCAAGCAGGGGCAGGTGGTAGAGCAAGGGGATGCGCAGGCGATCTTCCACGCGCCGCAGCATGCGTATACGCGGCAGTTGTTGGAGGCGGCGTTTTTGGAAGTTGAGACGGCGGGCTAG
- a CDS encoding ABC transporter permease, translating to MALSPLNRRRFERFKANRRGWWSLWLFLILFGLSLGAELIANDKPIAVRYDGEWYFPAFKRYPETTFGGEFPLEANYKSPYIRELLAKKDSFVLWAPIPFSYQSINYDLKVPAPAPPSADNWLGTDDQGRDVMARVIYGFRVSVLFALTLTILSSIVGVIAGALQGFYGGWVDLAGQRFLEIWSGLPVLYLLIILASFVQPNFWWLLGIMLLFSWMSLVDVVRAEFLRGRNLEYVRAARALGMRNGAIMYRHILPNAMISTMTFMPFILTGAIGTLTALDFLGFGLPAGSPSLGELVAQGKSNLQAPWLGISAFAVLAVMLSLLVFIGESARDAFDPRK from the coding sequence ATGGCACTGTCCCCTCTCAACCGCCGGCGCTTCGAGCGCTTCAAGGCCAACCGCCGCGGCTGGTGGTCGTTGTGGCTGTTCCTCATCCTGTTCGGCCTGAGCCTGGGCGCCGAGCTGATCGCCAACGACAAACCGATTGCCGTGCGTTACGACGGCGAGTGGTACTTCCCTGCGTTCAAGCGCTACCCGGAGACCACCTTTGGCGGCGAGTTCCCGCTGGAGGCCAACTACAAGAGCCCGTACATCCGCGAACTGCTGGCCAAGAAAGACAGCTTCGTGCTGTGGGCGCCAATCCCCTTCAGTTACCAAAGCATCAACTACGACCTCAAGGTCCCGGCCCCCGCCCCGCCTTCGGCGGACAACTGGCTGGGCACCGATGACCAGGGCCGTGATGTGATGGCGCGGGTGATCTACGGCTTCCGCGTGTCGGTGCTGTTCGCCCTGACCCTGACCATCCTCAGTTCCATCGTCGGCGTCATCGCCGGGGCCTTGCAGGGCTTTTATGGCGGCTGGGTCGACCTGGCCGGTCAGCGCTTTCTGGAGATTTGGTCGGGCTTGCCGGTGCTGTACCTGCTGATCATCCTCGCAAGCTTCGTGCAGCCCAACTTCTGGTGGCTGCTGGGGATCATGCTGCTGTTCTCGTGGATGAGCCTGGTGGACGTGGTGCGCGCCGAGTTCCTGCGTGGCCGCAACCTTGAATACGTGCGCGCCGCCCGCGCCCTGGGCATGCGCAATGGCGCGATCATGTACCGGCACATTCTGCCCAACGCGATGATCTCGACCATGACCTTCATGCCGTTCATCCTCACCGGCGCCATCGGCACGCTGACCGCCCTGGACTTCCTCGGCTTCGGCCTGCCCGCTGGCTCGCCGTCGCTGGGCGAACTGGTCGCCCAAGGCAAATCCAACCTGCAGGCGCCATGGCTGGGCATCAGCGCATTCGCCGTGCTGGCGGTGATGCTGAGCTTGCTGGTGTTCATCGGCGAATCCGCCCGCGATGCCTTCGACCCAAGGAAATGA
- a CDS encoding microcin C ABC transporter permease YejB: protein MLAYILRRLLLIIPTLFGILIINFIIVQAAPGGPVEQMIAKLEGFEGATSRIAGGGAEVSVAGSSYRGAQGLDPALIAEIERMYGFDKSPPERLWIMIKNYAQLDFGDSFFRDAKVIDLIIEKMPVSISLGLWSTLIMYLVSIPLGIAKAVRHGSHFDVWTSSAIIVGYAIPAFLFAILLIVLFAGGSYFDWFPLRGLTSNNFDELSTTGKVLDYFWHLVLPITALVIGNFATMTLLTKNSFLDEINKQYVVTAKAKGLSRSRVLYGHVFRNAMLLVIAGFPSAFIGIFFTGSLLIEVIFSLDGLGLMSFEAAINRDYPVVFGTLFIFTLLGLVVKLIGDLTYTLVDPRIDFASREH from the coding sequence ATGCTGGCCTATATCCTGCGCCGCCTGCTGCTGATCATCCCGACCCTGTTCGGCATCCTGATCATCAACTTCATCATCGTCCAGGCCGCGCCCGGCGGCCCGGTCGAGCAAATGATCGCCAAGCTCGAAGGCTTCGAAGGCGCTACCAGCCGCATCGCCGGCGGCGGCGCCGAAGTCTCGGTGGCCGGTTCCAGCTACCGCGGCGCGCAGGGCCTGGACCCGGCGCTGATTGCCGAGATCGAGCGTATGTACGGCTTCGACAAGTCACCGCCCGAACGCCTCTGGATCATGATCAAGAACTACGCCCAGCTGGATTTTGGCGACAGCTTCTTCCGCGATGCCAAGGTCATCGATCTGATCATCGAGAAGATGCCGGTGTCGATCTCGCTAGGGTTATGGAGCACCCTGATCATGTACCTGGTGTCCATCCCCCTGGGCATCGCCAAGGCCGTGCGCCACGGCAGCCACTTCGACGTCTGGACCAGTTCGGCGATCATCGTCGGCTACGCCATCCCGGCGTTCCTGTTCGCCATCCTGCTGATTGTATTGTTCGCCGGTGGCAGCTACTTCGACTGGTTCCCGCTGCGGGGGCTGACCTCGAACAACTTCGATGAACTGTCCACCACCGGCAAGGTGCTCGACTACTTCTGGCACCTGGTGCTGCCGATCACCGCACTGGTCATCGGCAACTTCGCCACCATGACCCTGCTGACCAAAAACAGCTTCCTCGACGAGATCAACAAGCAGTACGTGGTCACCGCCAAGGCCAAAGGCCTGAGCCGCTCGCGGGTGCTGTACGGGCATGTGTTCCGTAACGCCATGCTGCTGGTGATCGCCGGCTTCCCCTCGGCCTTCATCGGCATCTTCTTCACAGGCTCGCTGCTGATCGAGGTGATTTTCTCGCTCGACGGCCTGGGCCTGATGAGCTTCGAGGCGGCCATCAACCGCGACTACCCGGTGGTCTTCGGCACCCTGTTCATCTTCACCCTGCTAGGGCTGGTGGTGAAACTGATCGGCGACCTGACCTACACCCTGGTCGATCCACGCATCGACTTCGCCAGCCGGGAGCACTGA
- a CDS encoding extracellular solute-binding protein, with amino-acid sequence MMPTHRLRQLAGSLLLACLSLPTLAAPQHALTLYDEAPKYPADFKHFDYVNPDAPKGGTFRQSSFGGFDSLNPFINKGVAAENISVIYDTLMRQSQDEPFTEYGLVAGKIEKAPDNSWVRFYLRPEARFHDGHPMRADDVVFTFNALIKDGAPLYRQYYADVAEVVAEDPLRVLFKFKHQNNRELPLILGQLPVLPKHWYENRDFNRGNLEIPLGSGPYKVAEVKAGRTIRYERVKDYWAKDLPINRGQFNFDAMTFDAYRDTAVALEALKAGAFDYALEVSAKNWATAYNVPAVRDGRLIKEELPNGNPTGMQGFIFNLRKPVFQDIRVRQALSLLLDFEWTNKQLFNGAYTRTGSYFENSDMAARGVPSADELKILEPLRGKVPEQVYSEAFHNPVTDASGMIREQQRQAYKLLQEAGWKIVDDKMVDKDGKPVSIEFLLAQTEFERILLPFKRNLADLGIDLNIRRVDVSQYINRLRSRDYDMIVGGYPQSNSPGNEQREFWSSAAADNPGSRNFIGLRDPAIDQLVEQLINADSRQSLINHARALDRVLLWGYYVIPNWHIKTWRVAYWNHIGHPSVSPKYDIGIDTWWIKPGVTPAVTDASAGEAN; translated from the coding sequence ATGATGCCAACGCACCGCCTGCGCCAGCTGGCCGGCAGCCTGCTGCTCGCGTGCCTAAGCCTGCCCACGCTGGCCGCCCCCCAACACGCACTGACGCTCTACGACGAGGCGCCGAAATACCCCGCCGACTTCAAGCATTTCGACTACGTGAACCCCGATGCGCCCAAGGGCGGCACGTTCCGCCAGTCCAGCTTCGGTGGCTTCGACAGCCTCAACCCCTTCATCAACAAGGGTGTGGCCGCCGAAAACATCAGCGTCATCTACGACACCCTGATGCGCCAGAGCCAGGACGAGCCGTTCACCGAATACGGCCTGGTTGCCGGCAAAATCGAAAAAGCCCCGGACAACAGCTGGGTACGCTTCTACCTGCGCCCCGAAGCCCGCTTCCATGACGGCCACCCGATGCGTGCCGACGATGTGGTCTTCACCTTCAATGCCCTGATCAAGGACGGCGCGCCGCTGTACCGCCAGTACTACGCCGACGTTGCCGAAGTGGTCGCCGAAGACCCGCTGCGGGTGCTGTTCAAGTTCAAGCACCAGAACAACCGCGAACTGCCGCTGATTCTCGGCCAGCTGCCTGTGCTACCCAAACACTGGTACGAAAACCGCGACTTCAACCGCGGCAACCTGGAAATACCGCTGGGCAGCGGCCCGTACAAGGTCGCCGAGGTCAAGGCCGGGCGTACCATCCGCTACGAGCGGGTCAAGGACTACTGGGCCAAGGACCTGCCGATCAACCGTGGTCAGTTCAACTTCGATGCCATGACCTTCGACGCTTACCGCGACACGGCCGTAGCGCTGGAGGCATTGAAGGCTGGGGCGTTCGACTACGCGCTCGAGGTAAGCGCAAAAAACTGGGCCACCGCCTACAACGTCCCGGCGGTCCGCGATGGCCGCTTGATCAAGGAAGAGCTGCCCAACGGCAACCCCACCGGCATGCAGGGTTTCATCTTCAACCTGCGCAAACCGGTCTTCCAGGACATCCGCGTGCGCCAGGCGCTGAGCCTGCTGCTGGACTTCGAGTGGACCAACAAGCAGCTGTTCAACGGTGCCTACACCCGCACCGGCAGCTACTTCGAAAACTCCGACATGGCCGCCAGGGGCGTGCCCTCCGCTGACGAGCTGAAAATACTCGAACCGCTGCGCGGCAAGGTGCCCGAGCAGGTCTATAGCGAGGCGTTCCACAACCCGGTCACCGACGCCAGCGGCATGATCCGTGAACAGCAGCGCCAGGCCTACAAGCTTCTGCAGGAGGCCGGCTGGAAAATCGTCGACGACAAGATGGTCGACAAGGACGGCAAGCCGGTGTCCATCGAGTTTCTGCTGGCCCAGACCGAATTCGAGCGCATTCTGCTGCCGTTCAAACGCAACCTTGCCGACTTGGGCATTGACCTGAACATCCGCCGGGTCGACGTTTCGCAATACATCAACCGCCTGCGCTCACGCGACTACGACATGATCGTCGGCGGTTACCCGCAATCCAATTCGCCGGGCAACGAACAGCGCGAGTTCTGGTCCAGCGCCGCCGCCGACAACCCCGGCAGCCGCAACTTCATCGGCCTGCGTGACCCGGCCATCGACCAACTGGTGGAACAGTTGATCAACGCCGACTCACGCCAGAGCCTGATCAACCACGCACGGGCACTGGACCGCGTACTGCTGTGGGGCTACTACGTGATCCCCAACTGGCACATCAAGACCTGGCGCGTGGCCTACTGGAACCACATCGGCCACCCGAGCGTCTCGCCCAAGTACGACATCGGCATCGACACCTGGTGGATCAAGCCTGGCGTGACCCCAGCCGTCACCGATGCCTCCGCGGGCGAGGCCAACTGA